The genomic window GCGCCACAGCGCGTGATTCGCATCAAGCCTGAAGCCAAGCCCGATGAAGATGATCCCTACGCCGACTACCAGATACCCGACGATCTGATGTGGTAAACACCCGCCGGGCCAGGAGGCTGGCTGCTAATGCAGCCCGGCCGGGCGGCGCACCTCCACAAAGGCTCCGGACTCTGCTATCTCCACAGCTTCAGCCCTGGCACTTTCATCAGCCCCGGCATTAGCACTAGCGCCAGCTGCGACCTCAGCCGCATAGCTGTGTTCAACCACAAGGTTGTCCACGGCACGCAGGCCGCGCGCCATATCCCTGGACAAATTCATCAGCAGCGTCGCGAATTCCTGGGTATTGGATTCATACAGATCGTTAAACAGACGGGTGGATATTTTCACCACTATGACATCTTCCACCGCCCGTGCACGGCCGATACGCCGGTGCAGCGCGATC from Marinobacterium aestuarii includes these protein-coding regions:
- a CDS encoding Crp/Fnr family transcriptional regulator; amino-acid sequence: MRKLSGQGLMEDLGLPYFRTISTFGALTDTTVVHLIRSGEVLALDPGEVLFEAGEPSDGFYVILKGQMAFHKYHQGHYGFIRNYHFGENIGFVGMIALHRRIGRARAVEDVIVVKISTRLFNDLYESNTQEFATLLMNLSRDMARGLRAVDNLVVEHSYAAEVAAGASANAGADESARAEAVEIAESGAFVEVRRPAGLH